The DNA segment TACAGTGGCGTTTCGTACGAAGTAGCCGAAATCCTCGTCCGAAAGGAGAACGAGATCATCTTTCAATTTGTTGCGGAAAAATTCGTAGACCGGTGTTCCTATCAACGCATTCTGGGCCAGCCATTCCGAGATCATACGAAGGGGCTTGTCCAGCCTGGCGGTGAATTCAAATGATTCCAGCGCCACTTTGTCCCCGACTAGAAGGTCTGGGTTGACCACTCTGCAATCACCTTCAGCCACTGCCTCCACCTGCCAACTTGGTTCCAATCCCGCTGTATTCAGGAGTCTTGCGGTTCGAGCTAGGGCAGTGGGAGACGTAGCATAAACAAAGGCTCGCTTGGCACTGCGCACCGGAAAGGCTACCAACTGGGCGTCACTGAAGCTTACCGCACCGGCGTGGTCCGACGAGTTGCCGGCCTCAGGGCCGAACATGGCATATACAATGTCCTCATTCTTATCAGATGTTTGAGCCAGATGGTGACGGATAGCCCCCTTGATCCCTGAGCCGGCGAACACCGGGTATTCTGTGTGACGCTCGCGCTGGATGGGATTATCGATCACCCCCAGGGCCGTGCCCGCACCCATGTGGACCGGGCTTACGCAATACATGAAAAGCGC comes from the Deltaproteobacteria bacterium genome and includes:
- the cmr4 gene encoding type III-B CRISPR module RAMP protein Cmr4; this encodes MFQEKKALFMYCVSPVHMGAGTALGVIDNPIQRERHTEYPVFAGSGIKGAIRHHLAQTSDKNEDIVYAMFGPEAGNSSDHAGAVSFSDAQLVAFPVRSAKRAFVYATSPTALARTARLLNTAGLEPSWQVEAVAEGDCRVVNPDLLVGDKVALESFEFTARLDKPLRMISEWLAQNALIGTPVYEFFRNKLKDDLVLLSDEDFGYFVRNATVVEPHVRINDITGTAEEGGLFYSENLPPESILVSLVMATRDRRKNGKKLDAFTMMKTLVEGSDEDSLPGINGMLLQIGGDATTGRGQVVLNIAGGSDHAES